The region acacaaagttgtgtgttgatcaattccaccacaagagtgataaagatattcgtcataatttactaaagtttagtgaatatggttatacttataagattgagtataattttggattggttaaaagagtttcaatcaatagcagaacgaataagaagaatcaagtaggcagaaagataaaaagtttctctgttctaagaaaaagggagaatatcttttattatgttttatgatatgaattaatgattaagaaccgtatctcaattgatcctctaagtgattcttagtacaatttgtatgtctaagaagaggagacgagaattgtggaaatggttaaatcaagaagtcaatcatacttcgttccaatttcaagtcttagagttatactccaagattgtgaattaagtgataagtcttaagaaggtttataactttCGTCAAATGTGAAATTTGAAAAAGGGCTTTTCTTGTTCTTacacatttaaaattggtaaattgtgatgtcttggataagataaagaccaactaggaccaattatgtgaagagttttgtcttgataaaagttgcactaactcttgaatatttgtttgtcaagaaatgtttcttaacaagggaatcttatatgtcaaggagtcagtgggagtcttaatggtcttgaaaggtttcaagaacaaatcaagaataacctcatcaatcatcactagcacacgacttgaggtttacaacctatcgtgttgacactattatgttttctgtgccattccaattgagttttcTGTATATGTAAGTTATACGAGTTCTCAATGGATTGTATAGGGGCAAGacaccttgttcaatggaaagtacattgaaatgaaggggtgggctgttcaataacttggaagtaatggtggaacccttgatggcaagaaattaagatgaccaagttctatccataagaagtttgaatttgtcactaacattatcttgtgattatggttatgacgaattcacatggatgggaatgtatacaccacaaaatctaagtgtcataaggtttctctcattcatgaaaataattgtgaggaaacgctttcactaggagagattttgaagatagcattatatgatttgggtttctcaaattcaactatgattacggcatacctcttcatagttcgaattgtgagaaatggcaaatgggtctgaacattttagacttgttgatatgagtcctagaatcgtttagacatatacatatgagttgtccaaggaaaagtgtatgagtttgagaagcttagataaagtcttatcaaagcatcaagtattagaaatatgaacttaataaattgttttctagaagttcagctgatttctgaatacatgtcgaagctagtgggagcataagtgttatgctggtaaagaaataatcatcatgtaagtgggagcatgattattatggtaagtattgcaagttagcaatattaattatagaaaacaagagttgtactttgcaaagttgtaagagttgaaaagttgtttttctataattaagggagagaatattgtactccGTTTCataatctaaagcttagattgagaaattttaataaattcagtcaaaggatacatagtgagttcttaaatttcgattatgattatggcgtCCCTTTTCATAGatcgaattgtaagaacgtgacacataaaatattatggcagaagattgatagagtatcgtatctttatgtaagacattatgcatcgtgtcccatacgcttcgggtataggaccgattgcaaatgctataatatttgaccattctaaatttttccaaatgtctaacgcattaagagggaaaaaggacaagaatcggttttgactaagataattaaacaactgtcaaaggacaatccaaagttcgctgaggattggttgcatgtgagtagttggaagtatggcattgaatggaccatatcgaccttattttgaatagataagattctatcaagaatgagttgtcatatggtaaatatggaaatgtttccataattgggagttggaaattataaatttatgtctagattagaaaattttatgcaaaaggatgttcaaggaatgtactttgagtgagagacatcacatctatagaattaTTCTGTAACTATtttgatagagtaccttgtgattTCGATGGCCGAGTCTTTGTATTTTTGTGCCGTAACTTCACAAGAGGAttattgcataaaatattagaatttgacatattctataagtggaaagaatttgatGTTCTTGTACTTATGATAAGAactgggaattgtgaaatgagtatgattgaaaaatgtgttcatttgatctatttcaaaaagtatagaccataggaaaccaaagtgtgcatgcttggagcatgggacaattgtggttataattcgagttataaagttaattatttgaaacattaaacaatggataatgagtaatcaatatggtgattaaataaaggtgttttatttatactcaagggtttgagactatataggattagtattacttttgtgtttcactttgcatgttttgactcccagaataattgagtttattaagaataatcgaattattcaaatggaccACAGTCGGTCAtgcgttggaagtaagtatgaatgaagactgtcatgaattggttgtagattgtctaaagcatattagacatagcaaaggtttgctgcaacgttcatgagtgcttatgaatatgattttgagcattgggtTAAACCCGGGCTCACCTAGattgcttcatggattttatcacgagcgattggtgagacgataatatcttgtattcttgaaaccaagatgtgtaagttgtatcttgcgaatcggttgcacattgataatatgtaaacgcaccagtaacttggtgttataaaacttattgttgtgtgtgatttggtgagtgagtgcaagcaagcattgagtcgaagtttattcgttccttttacccaaagtgggataaaaccgatatatgtgggcccctcgatgatttagtgatgacaaacgtaaatgctcggccgggctagggctaatttgatttgttcaattagtcagtcatcgtaaatcgaaaatcgggaaacaacacatagattgAGAGAATGATTCCAATCCATactcacgtctatacgatatctagaatggaagaatatatgatcccttatctgaaggacaggttactgataagatcagagttcgacagcgtctttgagagctacgattgctaattgggtaGTACttactattatagttactagacttatccaagtgggagactgttggattagtgtctaagcccgtaaccatatttgtcaagtacttgactcgattgtgcttggtccttttgggttgccttcaccagagcaacttgactggagaaataatagagaaagaggttattatgatttattaatatgttataagaataatatattaaaggagaaatcatatttgtttaattaatattggtcaataattaatcaggaattaattttgtgatcaagtgtaattaattaaactagaggggctgaattataATTacgtgatagttgcaaaatagggcaatggttatccttgttaaaggatggacgaattcaaggataaggatatccttgaaatcgtccaaggcccaagagataagggtttttcaaggcttatcttgtggttgcttggtgggcaagtaactcgataaggataaggactgaaaccctaatcccaaccctatataaagacctcgTGGCTAATGAAATTCATCCATGCTTCCTAAAGGGTTCTTAGGGCCGATTTCTACCTCCTTCTTCTCTCTCTATtacctctccatttgctcttggtgtttgtgagccattagaggcactacacttgtggtgcttgctttcaagacttagggtttgaagatttaagttgttattgcaatataacaacaagaggtatgtaatctaaccttcttggtgaatttcgaaaatagtaagccatattagggttttattatgtgttcataatgttgtgtatctaatagtgaaaacatagatccaattctagggttgcatgtacacataggattgtttgtataaaaaaaacccaacagtagtatcagagtcattggttaacttgttttcaattagtattattcaattgtatgaacttgaaacCGCGGTCAGGGAGCGGTGTTCCTCCTTGAAACCGTGGTTAAGGTAAGGTAAAACCGCACTCACTCTCTTGAGCTAAAATTTTGAAATTGGTCGAAAAAAGTTGAGTACAAATTAGGAAGTGGCCATAAATCAATGTCGGAGACTATTACTATTCTTTAACACGATTTCACACTATGAGTCAACTAATAATTAATTATAAACATCAGTtacaacaaaacaaaagaaatattaaaaactaatgtaatattcataaaacatacTGGAAATTATGAATGCTTATCACGACTATGACCAAGGTAGAACACACACCAGTTAAGTCATTGACAAAAGACAATAGAGATAAATAATATATAGATATTTCGGTTCAACCTTATAGTAAATTACTGAGATATCCCAATAAAATACAACATATGATAGTCGTAGTTACTTTATATCACATACTCCATTCAAATCAACATAATAACTGTTTTTATGCTCCTTCAAAATAGCCAACATAGCAAATGTCTTTTtgattttaccaaaaaaaaaaaaaaaaaaaaaaaacacctacAGAAGATGAAAGTTTGAAACGTATACGAATAAACTAAAgcaaaaaacataataaaatagatTAGCATACAACAAATAATAAACACTTAACATGTAAATACAAATTATGGTTCAAAATATTATGTTGTTAAATATCGAGAGAAGACATACAAAACATGTAACAAATATCATTTCACCTGTCCGGAAAATGAACACCAAATTATATAATAATGTCTAATATTTTATGTCCTCATGGGATTTACATGACAGATAAATATCCTGAATTCCATCCCTTCATCCTACAATAATCCCCAAACCTaaaagaataaatcaaaatgagaATCCCAAAAAAGTCAAAATAAGACTTGTCAAAGTCAACTCAATATTCTAGCCACAACTCCCTGCCTTTTGTTATCTACAAACACTAATCAACCTCTTTCTTTCAATCTACACTACTCGACGATACTCATACCTTATCGTTCTTAGTCACAGTCCAGCCCACAAGGTTCCAAACTGATCCCACCTTTACCAACAAACGGGTTGACCCGCACCCACAACAAAGTCAAAATCGAAGCTAAAAGGATTGACCAAACAACAATTATAGTCGGAACACCACTTTGTTTTCCCATCATACCCTTGAGGAAAGGGTAAAGATGTAAAATCACCCATATCGAAAAGAACAGTTTCCCGAAAAGCGGACCCCACGACTCGTATCCGTTAGTAATCGCGCCCGAGACCCCAACAATCACACCGATTATATTGAAGGTCAATAAAGTCAACGGTGGGATCAAGAGACTTGTCCATTTAAAAAGATAGAGCTCTGAAAATTCCCCATCATCACCTCCTTTGGAAGTGACTGTAAAATTTGTATTGACACCAGCCAAGACTTTAAGTAGACCTTGAAAAAGAGCAAATAAGTGGGAGGACACACCACCGATCACCCAAAATTGCTCATTTCTCCAAAAATCGTCTATGCCCACACGACCCCATTGGATTTCTAAGACACTTGTTACAGCAATTGATAAAAACATGAGCATGAAGAGAATGCTCGCGTAATTGCTTATCTGCAAGAAGAAGATATGATACAATATTATAAACATGTTGCAACAGACAGACTTGGGATGTGCTTCTACTGCTAAAAGTTGGGCAAATTTTGAGCATTTAAGAAATTAATAGCAAACACCAGGATATATAAGTAATTTAGTCTACTCTTTGATAACCAGTTTTGATGCAGCCAGTTTAAACTGGTTACTTAGCCCTTAAATAATCAGACATACACAAAATTAGGTTAcccaaaccctagaaaatggtttTCATAAGTGCTAAATGAaagaaatatttatttattatagatGATTTTCGTAAGTGAACTTTCGAAAATCCACCAAATTATAATGCTATAATTATCAATCGTAAATTACTTTGTCTTTGGATGACAATGCTaaaattgggtagatttttcaaaatacaatgatGTCGTAAGGAGAAATGAAGGTAGGATgctataaataattaacaaatctaaaagtatattgctattttcTTACCTCGGGAACGATAAATTTCCCGGTGAGGAGACACACTGCTGGAAGTGTGCAATAAGCAACCAATGGAACGGAGGTCAAGGGATAGACAACAGAGTTTATGTAAGAAAACCTTTCCAAAGGCTTCAAACCGCACCCGTAACCATACCATATCGGACAATGCTTACTCAACAAGATTTCAACCGACCCCAGGGCCCACCTAAGAACTTGATGAAGACGATCCGAAAGATTAATCGGAGCCGAACCCTTAAATGCGGGCCTCTTCGGGATACAATACACCGACCGCCACCCGTGACAATGCATCTTGAATCCCGTCAGGATATCCTCGGTAACCGAACCGTATATCCATCCCACCTGTTTTGTCATTTGCATTTTAACTTCATAGCTTAATGAAAAATCccaaaatacaaaatataaaatCAATATGTATACGGCACAACAATGTGCCTCATACATAATTCTATGTATCAGGCACAAATTTCGTGCCTGATACATAACAATGTGCCCGATGCATATAATATGCATCGGGCACAACAATATGCCTAATGCATATTTGTAtgcatataaattttatttttatttcacaCACCTCTTTTCCCCATTCGGTTTTATCTTCATAACCACAACTAATGACATGAATGGCTTCTTTCAAGAGTGATGCCGAGCTCGCTAAAGAAGGAACACCGCCTTCTTCCAAAAGTGTTGAAGCGATAAACACCGGAGATTGTCCGAATTTCTTTTCAAGCTTTATCTGAGGCGCGAGTGAAGATATTTCACCACTAGTTCCTACAAAAAAAAAGTTCCTttcaagaacacaactaaaaGAATCAAACTTCAAAATACCTTGAAACCGGTCATTTACCTTCAATCCCTTCTTCGATATTCTCCAATGCGTGTATCTGCTTTGAAGCTTccctcatcttcttcatctttcttGTTTTCTTCTTTGCATTTCCCTTGCTTTTCTTCTTTCTTGATTTGAAACAACAGCAACACCATTCAGGCAAGCAGTTGCAGGTTTTTCCGGGAGGTTTCTTCTTGGCCGGAGCATCATGTCCATACAACGCCTGTCTCCTGAAAACACATCCGGTCCCAACATATATCGGCCCTTGGATTCCATCAAGTCCTTTCATATTAATCTGTTCTAACAATAATAAAGTATTAGAAACCAAAACTAGGCTATCTTAAAAGAATATTTTTGAGGTATCCCGAGTAACAAAATGTGACATACATCAAAAAACACAACATTGCGATTTGAGTATCTATCATGTTGATCGATCCCGTCAAATCTTTGAGGAAACTGTACATAACAAATCTTCTTCCCATTTATGGGATCCATCATGAAGCACATTGATTCTCTGAGCGCTTTGCTGTTGTTGATGTAGTGGTCACAATCAACATTCAGCATATAAGGTGCATTTGTGATCACAGCCGACACTCGGATCTACATAAAAGAAAGAACAATAGGTTAATTAATAGCAACAACTAATGATATTGAAAAAATATAATCCATATGGTAACAAAGATAAAAGTTCATACCAAAGCATTCATGGCACCAGCTTTTTTGTGGTGGTCAAATCCTGGTCTTTTCTCTCGAGAAACATAAACAAGACGTGGTAGTTTGTTTCCTTCAACATCCAAGACACCATTATTTCCTAGGAAAACCTGTTGAATACACTTGAAGGTCAAATggaagaaataacaatgtactttcgttGATTTGTTTACATTAGCATTCTacattcgttttttttttcatactaCTGCATTTTACTTCGAGTAATATCCCGAGTTATAATGTTATTGTCATCCAAATGCATAGCAATTCTGAAATATTATAGTTCAATagttgggtagatttttcaaaatacaatgccATAATAAGACAAGAACTGAAAGTAGAATGTTgtgatagaaagaaatgaaagtatgatgttataataCCTGGATCATTCCGGGATGATCCCTAACGTTGTTTCCTGGCCATGGACTCCCATCTTGCATTGTCCATCCTTCTTCTGGAACCTTCTCAGCCATGGCCACAAGCCCATTTATCCTTATCTTAAACTCCTCATAGTCCCTCTGTATTTCAAATGATTGGATAATATGATTGTATCAGATATCAAATCAAAAAATATGACCAAGCTTAACAAAAAAAAGAAAGTCATTTTCCAACCTTCATGGCACGGCGTTCTCGGACAAAAGCAGGATGTACTTTATCTTTAAGATAATCAACTTTTTCAGCAAAATACCACTCGGGAGCTCGTGGCTCTATGTTAAACTTCTTGCAAAACGGAACCCACTTCCTTGCAAACTCGGATGTTTCTGATAGTGCTTCGAATGTAAGCATGGCGGCACCATCATCGGATACATAACAAGCCACCTTGTCCACCGGATAATCCACCGCAAGAATCGATAACACCGTGTTTGCGGTAATGAGTGGTGGTTCTTTTAACGGGTCAACCGTACTCACATAAACATCTATAGGAGCAAGCTCAGAAGCCTTCCCATCTTTCTCATACCTTTATACAAAGTAACCATCTTTTAACACAATTGTAAGCACTCAAGGACATGACATGATAGAACAAGTCGTACTGTGCACTGGGACTGGAACTCGAACCGGTGTTAATGTGATAAAAGGGAAGAAAGAGGGTTGCGTATACCTTAATGACAATCGGTCCAAGTATGTTTCACGTTCAATAGGAAACCATTTTGGGAATTGATCCAAGATCCATGAAACAGCAAACCATATCTCACAAATAATCGATGTGAGCCACAAACCGTATGCATCACGAACAGGATGAAGGATTCTATAATGAAAGAAGAGACCGAGAATTGCCACTCGCATCAAAATCACCATTCTATATGGATTTATCTTGCTTGAAGAAACCGGTAGCTTTCTTGATAGTGGTTGCCTCCCCTCATCCATCCTATATAAAACCaaaaaagtttataaatttcTATTAGTTGCCTTTCTGACTTTCTCTATTATGTCAAAATCAAACATCCATACATAGctttaaatataaacaaaaataaaaactattTACTTGGGTAAATCGCAATCATCCATATCTCCATCAAGCTCATATCCACTATTCACATTGTGCTTAACCATCTCAAGTTTATCAGACTGTCTTCTCCTCCATGCTTCCATTCTATCCTTCCATGCAACCGTTCCATATCCATAAACTGCTATATCTCTCTTAGGATCCATTGGTCTAGGTGGCACTACAACAAAAACACCAATAACCACACTAACATTAAACCTAACCACACACAACTACACCATAAATCAACACACACATAAGAAATTTGAGAACTTACAAGAGACTACCGAACCAGTATCGGAAAACTGCATAGGATGAATTCGCTTTGAACGACTCATGATTGGTGGGATAATTATAGCTTTTTTCTCAGGTGAAACTTCATCATCCTTTAGTTTTTGAAAGTTCAAATTATTAGTAAGTTCATAAATCTTCAATTTTTTACCTTAAAGCAAATGTACATAGAGTGTAATTAATTGTGTTATTACCTCTTGACTGTATGTAAGAAGCGGGATATCTGGGTTTAGCGTGGCTTCATCCATCTCTGATGGAGTGGCAAAACCGTAAATATTGGCTGATTCAGGGTTGGTATTAAGGCGTGATGAAAGCACAGCCTCACAGTTCCTAACATCAAATTCATTATCCAGATCATcaaattcatcttcttcttcatcaccttCCACTCTTGGACTCCCTGATATTAAACTTTTCAACTCATTCCTTTTCTTTTCACTAAAAAGACATGCATGAAACTAGCAAGAATTGGAAAGAAGTAGAGCATTATTGATACCTTTTATTCGTTTGTATCTGGTTTTGCATTGAGGGCAAGCTTGATTGCCTTCTCTTCTTTCGTATTCATAGCAAGGTCTGCAAACAGGAAATGCACATTCATTGCAAGCCACAAATGGTTCCTCATCCACACTTATTTCAATCTCGTCTCCACAAATCTTGCAGATCTGCCCACTTAATTCTTTTACAGAGGTCACCTGTTGAAGCAAAAGTACTTTCAAAACAAGAATCCAAAGACCCAATTGCCCAAAATAGGAATCTTCATCAAATCTTGTTTAAAAAAGGAGAAATTAAGAACATCAAAAGTTTGCAGCTTAAAAGCAATTAGGATCTTCATGAAGCCAGATAATTGAAAAGGATACAATAAAATCATGAATGAGTTAAAGAAATTAAAATTAGACAAAATACAAAATTTGGTTCACGAAGAAGAGTGATGTTTAGCATGTGTGAATTAATGTCTTACAGCTAGAAATACAGATAAATTCCGTGACTCAAAACAAAATTCGAGATGCATTCACTTTAACTTCTCCCAAAAAGCAAATGTTCTAAACAGCATTAAACCAGCGACAAAAGTAATGAGAAGATAAGACTTAGCGGATTTCAAACTAAAATattaacaccaagaacacacattgCACTAAAAGTGG is a window of Lactuca sativa cultivar Salinas chromosome 1, Lsat_Salinas_v11, whole genome shotgun sequence DNA encoding:
- the LOC111906497 gene encoding cellulose synthase A catalytic subunit 2 [UDP-forming], with the protein product MATKGRLVAGSHKRNEFVFINADEVGRVTSVKELSGQICKICGDEIEISVDEEPFVACNECAFPVCRPCYEYERREGNQACPQCKTRYKRIKGSPRVEGDEEEDEFDDLDNEFDVRNCEAVLSSRLNTNPESANIYGFATPSEMDEATLNPDIPLLTYSQEDDEVSPEKKAIIIPPIMSRSKRIHPMQFSDTGSVVSLPPRPMDPKRDIAVYGYGTVAWKDRMEAWRRRQSDKLEMVKHNVNSGYELDGDMDDCDLPKMDEGRQPLSRKLPVSSSKINPYRMVILMRVAILGLFFHYRILHPVRDAYGLWLTSIICEIWFAVSWILDQFPKWFPIERETYLDRLSLRYEKDGKASELAPIDVYVSTVDPLKEPPLITANTVLSILAVDYPVDKVACYVSDDGAAMLTFEALSETSEFARKWVPFCKKFNIEPRAPEWYFAEKVDYLKDKVHPAFVRERRAMKRDYEEFKIRINGLVAMAEKVPEEGWTMQDGSPWPGNNVRDHPGMIQVFLGNNGVLDVEGNKLPRLVYVSREKRPGFDHHKKAGAMNALIRVSAVITNAPYMLNVDCDHYINNSKALRESMCFMMDPINGKKICYVQFPQRFDGIDQHDRYSNRNVVFFDINMKGLDGIQGPIYVGTGCVFRRQALYGHDAPAKKKPPGKTCNCLPEWCCCCFKSRKKKSKGNAKKKTRKMKKMREASKQIHALENIEEGIEGTSGEISSLAPQIKLEKKFGQSPVFIASTLLEEGGVPSLASSASLLKEAIHVISCGYEDKTEWGKEVGWIYGSVTEDILTGFKMHCHGWRSVYCIPKRPAFKGSAPINLSDRLHQVLRWALGSVEILLSKHCPIWYGYGCGLKPLERFSYINSVVYPLTSVPLVAYCTLPAVCLLTGKFIVPEISNYASILFMLMFLSIAVTSVLEIQWGRVGIDDFWRNEQFWVIGGVSSHLFALFQGLLKVLAGVNTNFTVTSKGGDDGEFSELYLFKWTSLLIPPLTLLTFNIIGVIVGVSGAITNGYESWGPLFGKLFFSIWVILHLYPFLKGMMGKQSGVPTIIVVWSILLASILTLLWVRVNPFVGKGGISLEPCGLDCD